The genome window CGTCTAGCAATTGCACAGGTACTGCCGGGTCGGCCAAGTCAAATGACATCCCTGCACATCGAACCCCATATTCTTCTATTTCCTTTTGAAAACCCAAAGCCCAGTCCGGCTCTGCCTGCCAATGGGTGAAAAAAATATTCGCTCCTTCCGCGGCAAATGCACGGGCAATTGCTGCACCAATGCCTTTTTTATGGCTGACACCGGTGATCACCGCGTTACTCCCTTTGAGCCTCATCATAGATTCACTCCTCGGGTGTCCGACTTATTCTCCTAGTCTATTTAGCCTAGCGGTTGTCCTTTTCCTGTTTTTTCAAATCAAGATTTTCTTGGCAAAAGGGATGTACTACAATGGATAAAAATCGCTTGGAAGACAAATGAGGAGGATGAACCGTGGATCCATTCGTCCATCAATCACAGCAGCTACGCTCACCGAAATCATTAACGGCCGCACAGACTTTCGCCTTGCAGTTTGTCCACACTCAATCCGTGGAGCTGCAAAAGCGAATGCGTGAACAAGCAGCTTCCATCCTTCAACATGCTGGAGTCGACTTTGCGACGGTGGAGGATTTGCTGGCAAACATCCGACAGCATGCTCGTGTCACACTCAACTTTCATCCAGACCGAATCCTTCCCGGCGGCATCTCCGTGGTAGAGGGGCTTTTCGCGGCTGGCAGCTATCAAAGCCAATTTGAGACCGGCGTCACCAACGGTAGCCGTACCGCCTTTCCCGGTGGAGATCGTGATCGCTGGGAGGAGAAATTATTCGGGGGCGCCTACCAGTCATCGACCGACAGGGGGAAGGAACGGCCCAAATACGGTGCTCTCAACCTCATGAATTATGCGGATGGCGCGTCCCCGCGATTTGGCTCTTGCTATATTCAGCTGCGACCTGAACTGCTGCAGCGTTGCACGTTCACTTTTGGCGACAGCCATACCGGACCGGAGCATTTCGGGACGCTGGATTCTTTCGACGCTATTCTTGCTGCTCTACTGCACAGCGCCGATACCGGTAAAGAAGCGCTCGGCTCACCGAACATGGATGTACCTGCTGTGGTCCATCAGCTGCTAACTCCACGGACAAAGGATTTTCAAGAGGCAAATCACCGAGTCGGCCGCGCATTGGACGATTATATCGAAGCCCAAATCCACGGGGATATCGACCTCCGTACAGATGTCGAGGCGTTGTTTGCAGATCCATCCTACCGGGACACGGACATGGAGAGTTTGCTCCAGCAGCTGTGTAACCGCTACGGAATCGAGCTCATTTGGCATCCGGGCTTTGCTCTCCCCGTGCGAGAGGTGCCCGTAGACTTTCGAGGGCCAGCGATGCCGCCTCTCGCAGCGAGAGTGGATCAACAGTACGGTTCATCATCCGGTGTGCTGGATGCCGCCACGATCGGCAAAGCGGCCGCCGACTTTTCTCATCATCCGGACAGCTGGAATGACTGGGGCACACCTGAAGAAACGTGGCAGCATCTGAAGCAGATCTGGCACGTGCTGGTGCGGTATGGCACGCAAACACGCTGAACTCCCAAAAGCTGCCCTCACAGCAAGGGCGGCTTTTTCTTTGCCTCCAATCCATAAATATATTTATGAATACATCATGAAAACATAATTTGTTTTATGGGAAAGTCGACCTTAGAATAGCCAGTGTGACAAATCATACATTCACGGGAGGCTAAATAGATGGCGAAAAAAATCTTGATGATCGTTACGAATCACACTGACATTCACGAAGGAAAGCAGACGGGTATCTGGCTATCCGAATTTGCGGAAGCCTATCTTGGTTTCACTGCAGCAGGATATGAAGTAACCGTAGCAAGCCCGCTCGGGGGAAAAGGCCCCATCGATCCGGGAAGCGTGGATGACAATACCCCAAAGGAAACCCTGGACGCAGCCGCGTACCTGGAAAGCACGCTCAAGCTGCAGGATTTAAATGCAACTCATTTTAATGCGATATTCTTGCCTGGCGGGCACGGAACCATGTTTGATCTGCCAGAAAACGCAAAGCTGCAGGAATTGCTGCGGGAATTCTTTGAAGCTGGCAAAATTGTTGCGGCAGTCTGCCACGGGCCTGCCGGACTTGTCGGCGCGACTCTGTCCAGTGGTCAGCCGCTCGTTGCGGGCAAACGTGTAAATGCCTTTACCGACCGAGAAGAGGCAGAAACCGGACTCGGCTCTTCCCTTCCGTTTTTGCTGGAAAGGAGATTGCGGGAACTCGGAGCTATTTTTGTCGCAGCACCCAACTGGTCCGAGCATTGCGAAGTGGACGGCAACCTCATCACGGGACAAAATCCGCAGTCTACCGTTGCCGTGACGAAAGCCGTCATTGAAAAATTGGGCAGCTAACAGGGAATCATTTAGAAAAGCAGCTTCCGAGGCCATTTTGAATGGAATGGCCTCGGTTTTCATTCCAGCTTACCTGGCCACCCCTGCCCCGGCACCCATATCCTAGGAGGTATTGTCATGAATACTGGCAGCGTCGCTCATCGCGCTGACGATGCAGCAGCTTCCTCAAAACGATCAACGATTGCCTTGTACGCCCTCACACTCGGAGCTTTTGCCATTGGAATGACCGAATTCATCATCATGGGCTTGCTTCCCGAAGTAGCCGCCAATCTGCAGGTATCCATCCCGATGGTCGGGCTGCTGATTACCGGCTACGCGCTGGGAGTAGCAATAGGGGCTCCATTCATTACGATTGCCACCCATCGTCTGCCGCGAAAGGCGCTCCTGCTCCTGCTCATGGTGATTTTCATAGCGGGAAACGCTCTTGCAGCCCTCGCACCGAACTATTCAGTCCTGATGCTTGCCCGTATTTTAGCAGCCCTTACCCACGGATCCTTTTTTGGCGTAGGCTCCGTCATCGCGTCGCAGCTGGTCCCGAAAGAAAAGCGCGCTGGCGCCATTGCGATTATGTTTACAGGACTGACCTTGGCGAACATTCTGGGTGTGCCTATCGGGACCTTTTTCGGCCAGGCTTACGGTTGGCGTTCTACATTTTGGCTCATTACCGTGATCGGGATCATCGCTTTGATTGGAATTATCGTACTCGTCCCCAAGGTCAAATCCGCATCCTCCAGTCTGAACCAAGAGCTCGGTGTGCTGCGCCGTCCTACTGTGCATGTAGCCTTATTGATGACCGTGTTCGGCTTTGGAGGAGTATTTACTGCCTTTACCTACATTGCGCCCATATTAGTCGATATTACGGGCTTTTCACCCGGCTCGGTCTCTTACATCCTTGTGTTGTTCGGCGTGGGGATCACATTGGGAAATATTTATGGAGGAAAGCTCGCCGATCGCTCCTTGTTGCCTTCCCTGCTCGGCATTCTGCTCCTGCTTGCTGTGGTGCTTGCCCTTTTCAGCTTGACGGACCAAAATAAGATGCTGGCACTGATTACGATATTCATTTTGGGTGTTGCGGCTTTCGGTACGGTGCCAGGGTTGCAGCTCCACATGCTGAATATGGCAAAGGAAGCTCCTACCCTCGCCTCCACGCTCAATATTGCCGCCTTTAATCTCGGAAACGCGATGGGAGCCTATATCGGAGGTGTCGTCATTGATGCTGGAATCGGCGGCGGCCTTCCCGCGGTTCCTTGGGTCGCTTCTCTGGTGACCGTCATCGGCATTCTGTTTACCCTGTGGGGCGCGCATCAACAAAAGCAAAAGCTCCGCGCATGAAATCGAGGGGCAAGCATCACGCTTGTCCCTTCTTACCTATCAGATCTACGTTCGCTTGAGAGGAGCTATGAAAATGGATTTTGAATGGTTTCGGAGCTTTATCAGCATTTACAAGCACGGCTCTGTTTCAGAGGCAGCCAAGACGCGGATGATGACCCAGCCCGCCATGAGTCAGCACCTTGCTGCTCTCGAAGCAGAAGTCGGGGAACCGTTGTTTTCCCGAACCCCGCGAAAAATGGTCCCTACCGAGAGAGGAAAAGAGCTCTATACCCGTGTAGTCCCACTCATTGAAGGTTTAGAAGAGACGACGCAAAGCTTCAAAACATTGTCCTCGCCTTCCCTTCCCGTAGTAAAAATCGGGGCTGCACACGAGTTTTTCCGCGAAATGATCGCACCCTACGTGGTGGATTTTCCGATGCGTGTCGTGGCCCATTACGGGATCGCATCCGTCCTTCTCGATCTGCTCCTGGAAGAAAAGGTGGATGTGATTGTTACCTCGCAAAAACTGTCGGCTCCGGGTGTCGAGTACCTCCCCTACCTGCAAGAGGATTTCGTCATTGTGGCTCCCCACGACTTTCCCGAGCCTGCCTTTGACGATCCCAGGAAGTGGGAATCATGGCTGTCCTCCCAGCCTTGGATCAGTTATGGATTGGAGCTTCCCATCATTCGCAGGTATTGGCGTGAGTATTTTCAAAAACGCCCCCAATTGCAGCTAGCGCACGTCCTGCCGGATTTGCACGCCATACTCAGCGCGATCGAACACGGTGCAGGTCTCAGTCTCCTGCCGACTTTTATGCTGGCGGAATCCTTGCAGGCAGGCAAGGCCAAAACCATTTACAGTACCTGCCAAGTCCACAATCAATTGTACCTGGCCTATTTGATCAAAAATCGGAATGCGCCCCATCTGAAAACGGCGATCGAATCCCTTCGCAGCACGCTGAAAAAGTGAAAGGCCGCTATCAATGGATAGCAGCCTCTCCCCCTTACTCCTTCCCTGCATACACCGCGACAGCCTCCTTCAGAAAAGCAGCCACTCCCGGTTGATCCTTGTCATAGTAAGCGGTGAAGCGCGGGTCATCTACGTACATTTGAGCGAGCCCCAAGTGCGCTTCCTTGCTATACTCCGGCCAATAAAAGCAAAGCCACTCGCGATGCAGCTCGACAGCCTTTTGCGCCAGCTCCCCGGCAGGATCTTTTGATTCAAAAGCTTTGGCCAGTGTCGCGTGGATCGCCTTCTCCAGCTCTTTGACCTTCGCGTATTCCTCCTCTGACATCCCTTTGAGCTTCTCATTCGATCGGTTGACTTGCTCGTCTCCGTATTTGGAGCGAATCTCCTCGCCGTACAGCTTTTCGTTCTCGTCTATCAGCTTTTGCTTGAAACCTTCGAATTTTTGCTTGTCACTCATAGATTGTTTCCCCTCTCTTTGCGCTAGCGTCTGATCGACATTGGCGATCAAGGCATCCAGCTGCGCTCGTTTTTCCAGGAGCTTTTTCCGATGCTCCCGCAGTGCCGCTTCGGCGTCAAAGGTCGGTGACGTGATGATTTCCTTGATTTCCTCCAAGCTCACACCCAGCTCTCGGTAAAAAAGGATTTGCTGCAAGCGATCGACCTCTGGCTGTCCGTAGATGCGATACCCAGACGAATTGATCCTCGCCGGCTTGAGAATCCCGATCTCGTCGTAGTATCGGAGCGTCCGGGTGCTGACACCCGCCAGGAGCCCCAGTTTTTGCACTGTATATTCCATGGTCATCCCTCCTGACGAATTCATCGTACACATTTACGGACCGTCAATGTCAATGCATTTATTTTCCTCTACCAGTAGTGTTGGGCAGGCAGAAAAAGACTCATACCCAGTGCCGGGAATGAGTCTTTGGTTCGTTTTAGGTTGTAGGCGCTCTCAGGCTCATTCGCCGTTTTTTCCACTCCCACACGTTTACAAGGACGAGAATTCCCACCGGGTACAAACCCGACCAGCCGAGGAAGGGATACAGCCCTAGCGAAACGACCAAGGAAATCCACGCGCACAGATGCCCCAACCGCGAATCACGCAGCAGCCGAACACCTGCCAGGCACCCTCCGATATAGGTGGCAAAAAAGGTAGCGTTCGGCAGTTGAATCAACTGGGAAAATGAAATCAGCCCGCTTGCCAGGACATAAAGCACCACGATGAACGAAATGGTGATAAAAGCGAGGCCGCCTATCGGGGTTTGGTATCGCGGATGCAGGAGCCCAAACCATTTCGGGGCGATCCCCTCCTGTGACAAGGCATATGCGATACGGGAAGCAGCACTCACGTACGCATTGGCAGACGCAATGCAGATAAATAGAGCTGTTACAGCGACGATCCAGCCCCCGATCGGGCCTAACGTTAGCTGTACCATGACGCTGAGGGATGCCCCCGATATCTGCTGTCCGTAGCTGTGTGTGCCGACAGTCAGAAACGCTACGCCAAAGTAAAGCAAAGCCACGACACCTGCACTCCACAAGACCCCGCGAATGGCATTTTTCTGCGGATTGACGAATTCCTGCGAAAGATGCGTGACCGCTTCCCATCCGATAAAGCACCAAAAAAGCAAAACCGCTGTCTGCATGACACTGAGCCAACCGTTCGGCATGAATGGGGAAAAGTTCTTCGCGTCGAAGTGAGGGATTGCAGTGCCAATTGCAAGCAAGATGATGGCCATGATGAGCGAAACGACTACGGTCTGCACCTTGCCAGCCACATGCAGGCCAAACACATTCATACCGAGCACGATGAAAAAGATGAGTGCCGCAACCGCAATGGTCTGAACTTCTCCCCAGTTCATCAAAATGGCGAAATACTTGGCCCCGGTTACAGCCAAGATCGGACCACCAATCGGCACAGCCAGAAGAAAAAACCAGCCGACCGCATTCCCGAAGCGATCCCCAAAGGCGAGCCTGACAAAATGGGAAACGCCACCAGAATGCGGATGTCGTGCAGATAACAACCCCATCGTAATGGCCATCGGGATCACCAGGATGGACATGACCAGCCAAGCCACGATGGACGCCGGACCAGCTATATCAGCCGTCAGTCCCGGAATGAGCAGAATTCCCGATCCGACTACCGCACCAATGTAGAGCGCCACAATCTGCGGCAACGAAAGCGTCTGGCGAAAAGCAGATTTCGTAGAATCTTGGTTCAACACGATCCCTCGTTTCTTCCTTTAACGAATGGTTTTGATCCTCTTTGGTCTGCTGACTAGCTCGCCGCCGCAGTTGGGACAAATCCCTTCCATTTCATTTGTACATGTCGGGCAAAACGTGCACTCGTAACTGCAGATGAATGCAGCCTGATCCATCTCGAGATGCTTTTCACATCTTTCACAACTCGTTCTCATTTCCAATGCCATCAGATAAGTCCTCCCTTGTATAACCGCTACTTTCATCTTAATGATTTACTGCCCCTCTAAAAGGGGCAGTTTTCGATACTTTCATGAGGTCAGTTCGTTAGCTTGCTAATTGAACGTCTTTCCCATCTTCTGCTACGATGGAAGTTGACCAAAACTTTCAAATACGCTCCCACACATCGATCACGAATCCCCTAGGAGGAAGACCCATGACCGAAAAGCATTCCCCGGAGAAAATCGTGCAGCTTCAGTTAGATTACTATAACCAGCAGGATATAGACGGTTTTGTCTCCACCTATACACCCGATGTTCTCATCACGGAGCATCCGAGCGGAAACGTGCTTGTCCGCGGTGCTGAGGCATTGCGCGAAAGGTACGCAAAAATGTTCGCAGCCAACCCTGACAATCATGCCAAACTCGTCAATCGCATCACCTTTGGCCCATTTGTGATCGATCTGGAAGAAGTGAGCGGCCGTGATCAGCGGGAACCCTTTCAGGCTGTTGCCATCTATGAGGTGAGAAATCAGCTGATCAGCAGCGTGACCTTTCTGGAAAAGCGAGAAGAATAAGCCGGACTCCCGGCAGAAAAAACAAATGCACCCAAATGGAGGGTGCATTTTTCGCAGGGCATTTATTTAATCTTGATCCGATATGTATAATCTTCCGACATCAGCTTCGTCACCTGTTCTCGATTAGTCTGAACCGGGTAGGGAAGGCGGATGGAATCACCGAGAATGTAGTCTTTAAAGGTACCTTTCGTCTTTTTCAGGAGCTTGGTCGAGCTCGCCAGTACGGTCTGATCTTTGTTCAACATTTCTACGACGAGAACTGGCTCCCTTGGAAGATCCTTTTCGATCACGTAGACAAAGTCTAGATTGATGCCTCCCAGCAGCCTGCTGCTATCCAGTGACGTCATGATGTTATACTTCGGCTCAACCGATACAAATTGAGCGGATTCGTTTAGGATCAACGGATACTTGGCATTCGCTACAGACAGATGGTAGGTTGCATTTTTCGCATCCCATTTCACTTCGTATCCGAGCGACTGCGCCAAAAGCTGAAGGGATACGTATGGCTGATTGTTGTGCATGATCACTGGCGATGAAGTCGTGTCAATCAGCCTGCCTTCTTCCTCGACGGTAATCTTGGGTGCGGCGGTCGCTGCAGCTGCAGGACTAGCCAAGGAGACGAGAAGGGCGAGGATTACAGGAATCTTTCCTTTCATAAGAAACCTCCCATACAATTATCAATATTTTCCATATTTTAATTATTATCTACTCTCTCTTTGGAAAACAAGGGAAAAAACTCCTGATTTGGAAGAATGAAACAGAAAGGGAAACAGGCATGGATTCGATTACGCATACCTTGTTTGGATTGGCGCTGTACGGGGCAAAAAAGACAGGATCATGCCAATCTTTACTCGCTTTTCCACGGCAATCCAAAAGCACAGGCTCTCTATGAATGGGCGCCCTTTGTCGTCGTCATCGATAACGAAGAAACGCTGGGCATCTATGATCCTCGCTTTTATCGAAATCGCGAGTCATTCCTCCATGAATCCATCTCAAAAAAATAGAGCGGAGATCTCTCCGCTCATTGGCTTGCATGAAGTTCTCGCTTTCCTAATCACGCAGGACTTTCCAGTACTCGTAGGAATGTACGGCAATACCACCGTAGGAGGAGTGGTTTGCCATCAGCTCTGAAAGCTTGTCGATTTCTTGATTCATGTACTGTGTTCCTTCTTCGTAAAAGGAAACGTAATTGCCTTCACCGCTTTGCTTGGTTTCCACGCCGAGCAAGATTTTTTTCCCCAGCTCATCGGCCCAGCCGAGCTCCTGCGGGACGAGGGAGGAAATACTGTTTGGACCTTCCGCTTGGTCACGGTAGGACATGATGGCCACATGGTCGTGCTGGGAGATGAGCCACTGGCTGAATGCGGTGTTTGGGAGCTTCGGCATCGCATATTTGTCGAGCCAGAAAGGAATGTCACAGCCGACCTCAAGCGCAGGATCCTGGTGGACAAGATCGAGGTACGCTTCTGCATTTTCCCCCCATTGGCGAATGACCGATTCAGGATCCGCTTTCCATTCCGGGAGCAGGTACGGCTCAATGTCCAGATGCACACCACTGAATTTCTCATCTGCCGATACCCTTTGATTGTAGGTGTGTACCCAATCCACCATCGCGAGAACCCTGTTCTGATTGTCCTTCAATCCCCAGGTCGGACTCCCGGCCAATGCATGCACCTGCACTCCGTTTCGACGTGCTTCCCGAATGAAGGACTGATAGTAGGCAGGCTTTTGGGTCATGTCGATCCTCAAATAAAGCAGGTTCACTCCCTGTTCCCTACTAAACGTCAGAATCTCTTCCTGCTCAGAGGCGATCAGATTTGTGTGCCACAACCAGGTTGCTTTTCTCGTTTCTTTCTCAGGTGAAGAAAAACCCGTTACAAGGAAAAATAATGAAAACAGACAAACGTATGCTACTGCGCGTGATGCTACTTTCACTCTGCTTCCTCCTGATGCAATTGAGGCAAAAATAGCACAGCCTCAAGCCACGGTAATTTCCTACTTTACTCATATCGGCTGATTTTCCATTTTTATTAAATGGAAAAGTGGGCATTTGCCATAGGAGCGGATCCATAGGTTCCCAAAACGAAAAGGCTACCCTTTCGATGAACACCATCAGGTAGCCTTTCCGGAATGGATTTATTGGATTCACATGCCATATACAATCTCCTTCACAAACTCTTCCCGCAGAAGAAACGATTGAAGCTACCTGGCCATGTACTGCCGGTACGCTTCCTTCACCCGCTCAATCTGGGCGAGATGATCACGAACGTGCTCGACCCGGTACTCCAGCAATTGCGCAAAGGTGAAACGCCCCGCATCTGCATAGACCCCCACTCGCTCAGCTTGCTCGCTGGTCAGATGCTCCAAAATGGGCTGCATGCTGGCACGCAGTGTTTGAAACAAGAGCAAATGCTGTTCACGATCCAAACGATCATACCCCAGTTCGTCTACCCACGCGTCCTGGTCAAATGAAATCAGCAGCGGCTCGTGCTCAGCCAGCACTTTTCTCAGCCGATGCGTGGACAAGATCTCGGAATCCGCCACATGGATGATAATTTCATGAATGCTCCATTTGCCCAAAGCGGGCTTAAAACGAATCTCCTCCTCGCTCAAGCCCTCAATGGCATCTCGAAGCATCGTGTATCCGCGCCCGTACTCTTCCTTGATTGCTTTCATGGCTTTTCCTCCTTTTCCACTGTCAATCATTTCCTCCCCTAAGTCTTCTCGCAGATGAATCCAAACTCCTCCCACACTGGACGAGACTGCTCTCATGCACCCAACAAAAAAACTGCCGACTCTTTTGCTCGGCAGTTTTTCACCATGATCTATTGGTCCTTACAGGCTCGCAAAGGTGTCTGTCAGGATCGGTACGATTTGCTTTTTGCGGGACACGACGCCTTTGAGGACAGCTTTGTTATCCACCAACGTCACGTTGTACGCTTTTTCAACGGCTTGCGTCGCAGTTCCGATCGCAACCGCCACAGAATCGTTGTTCAGGATGTCCGTCACGACGAATACGAACAGATCGAGACCCTTCTGCGCTACGATAGCGGAGATAGCGGCTTCCAGCTCTGCCTGGCGATCCAACACATCGTTTACGTCCACCGCATTTACTTGGGCGATTTCCACTTTTGCGTTGCCCATTTGGAATTCTTTCGCATCCAGGGACAACAGCTCGGCAATGGTTTTATCGCTCAGATCTGCGCCTGCCTTCAGCATTTCCAGACCGTACTCTTCCAGTTTCACACCAGCGATTTCAGCCAGCTCATGAGCTGCCTTCACGTCTTGTTCGGTGCAAGTCGGGGACTTCAGGAGAAGGGTATCGGAGATGATCGCAGACAGCATCAGGCCCGCGATGTCCTTTGGAATCTCCACGCCGTTTTCCTTGTACAGCTTTTTCAGGATTGTCGTGGTGCAGCCAACTGGCTCTGCACGGAAGTAGAGTGGATTGCTTGTTTCGAAGTTGGCGATGCGGTGGTGGTCGATTACTTCGACCACTCGCACTTGCTCGATGTCGCTCACGCTTTGCTGGCGCTCGTTGTGGTCAACGAGGATGACTTCGTTTACTTCATTCGCTACGGTCTCCACCTGGCGAGGTGCTGCTACTTTGAAGTAGTCCAGTACGAACTGGGTCTCGCTGCTGACAACACCGAGGCGAACAGGCTCTACGTTCGCCCCCAGCCTGGTTTTCAGATCCGCGTATACCAGTGCAGAACAAATGGAATCCGTATCAGGATTTTTATGACCGAAAATGAGCTTTTTTTCCATGATCCATACTCCTTAGACTTGTTTTGGCGACAAAATTATACCATAGGGTTTAGGATATTCCCAAGTAACATTATAGGTTCAAACGCCTTGATTGGAAATAAGAATAGCAGCCTGAACAGAGAAATTGTTCAGGCCCTTATGGCATTGTAATTTTTGGAGGGATTCTATGTATCTCCCGTTGCGAGCTCAGTAATCCGATTCCTGACATTTTCTCTGTATAATCCGCCGTGATAACAAACAACCGATTCGATGGGGAAGGCGGTCAGTTTCGCGATAGAAGCTTGAGCGGTTGCCCTCAATAAACCGTTGGCTGCAATTCATATTGAGTTCATACAGTCGGTTTACTGTATATCCTACCGGCAGAAATAAATGAATTGGAGGAACTCCCATGATGAAGTTAGTCCTTGCGAGCACGATCACCACGCTCGCGATATTCACAAGCGCATTGACAGCCACCGCTCAAGTAAGCCATGCAGCCGCTGAGCAAACACTCCATACCATGATAACGGTTGATTCCAAGGATGCTTTGCCAAAAATGACGGGTTCGTATCAGGTGGGAACGGCAACCTTTGATTGGGTGGATCCAGCTAGGGAGGATTCACTGACTGCGGAGCCTAACGATCACAGAAAACTGAAGATCCAAGCTTGGTATCCAATAGACAGCAGCATCGGACTGCAAACCCAACCGTATATTCCGGCAACGGCAGAAGGAATCGGCAAGATGATAAAAAGTAGGGGAATGGGGAAGGCATTCGCGGATATCAACCAGATCAACACTCACACTTTTAAAAATGGCTTACTGTCCAAT of Brevibacillus choshinensis contains these proteins:
- a CDS encoding DUF1272 domain-containing protein → MALEMRTSCERCEKHLEMDQAAFICSYECTFCPTCTNEMEGICPNCGGELVSRPKRIKTIR
- a CDS encoding LysR family transcriptional regulator; amino-acid sequence: MDFEWFRSFISIYKHGSVSEAAKTRMMTQPAMSQHLAALEAEVGEPLFSRTPRKMVPTERGKELYTRVVPLIEGLEETTQSFKTLSSPSLPVVKIGAAHEFFREMIAPYVVDFPMRVVAHYGIASVLLDLLLEEKVDVIVTSQKLSAPGVEYLPYLQEDFVIVAPHDFPEPAFDDPRKWESWLSSQPWISYGLELPIIRRYWREYFQKRPQLQLAHVLPDLHAILSAIEHGAGLSLLPTFMLAESLQAGKAKTIYSTCQVHNQLYLAYLIKNRNAPHLKTAIESLRSTLKK
- a CDS encoding type 1 glutamine amidotransferase domain-containing protein; its protein translation is MAKKILMIVTNHTDIHEGKQTGIWLSEFAEAYLGFTAAGYEVTVASPLGGKGPIDPGSVDDNTPKETLDAAAYLESTLKLQDLNATHFNAIFLPGGHGTMFDLPENAKLQELLREFFEAGKIVAAVCHGPAGLVGATLSSGQPLVAGKRVNAFTDREEAETGLGSSLPFLLERRLRELGAIFVAAPNWSEHCEVDGNLITGQNPQSTVAVTKAVIEKLGS
- a CDS encoding DinB family protein, with translation MKAIKEEYGRGYTMLRDAIEGLSEEEIRFKPALGKWSIHEIIIHVADSEILSTHRLRKVLAEHEPLLISFDQDAWVDELGYDRLDREQHLLLFQTLRASMQPILEHLTSEQAERVGVYADAGRFTFAQLLEYRVEHVRDHLAQIERVKEAYRQYMAR
- a CDS encoding manganese-dependent inorganic pyrophosphatase, with the protein product MEKKLIFGHKNPDTDSICSALVYADLKTRLGANVEPVRLGVVSSETQFVLDYFKVAAPRQVETVANEVNEVILVDHNERQQSVSDIEQVRVVEVIDHHRIANFETSNPLYFRAEPVGCTTTILKKLYKENGVEIPKDIAGLMLSAIISDTLLLKSPTCTEQDVKAAHELAEIAGVKLEEYGLEMLKAGADLSDKTIAELLSLDAKEFQMGNAKVEIAQVNAVDVNDVLDRQAELEAAISAIVAQKGLDLFVFVVTDILNNDSVAVAIGTATQAVEKAYNVTLVDNKAVLKGVVSRKKQIVPILTDTFASL
- a CDS encoding DUF3626 domain-containing protein, translating into MDPFVHQSQQLRSPKSLTAAQTFALQFVHTQSVELQKRMREQAASILQHAGVDFATVEDLLANIRQHARVTLNFHPDRILPGGISVVEGLFAAGSYQSQFETGVTNGSRTAFPGGDRDRWEEKLFGGAYQSSTDRGKERPKYGALNLMNYADGASPRFGSCYIQLRPELLQRCTFTFGDSHTGPEHFGTLDSFDAILAALLHSADTGKEALGSPNMDVPAVVHQLLTPRTKDFQEANHRVGRALDDYIEAQIHGDIDLRTDVEALFADPSYRDTDMESLLQQLCNRYGIELIWHPGFALPVREVPVDFRGPAMPPLAARVDQQYGSSSGVLDAATIGKAAADFSHHPDSWNDWGTPEETWQHLKQIWHVLVRYGTQTR
- a CDS encoding stalk domain-containing protein, yielding MKGKIPVILALLVSLASPAAAATAAPKITVEEEGRLIDTTSSPVIMHNNQPYVSLQLLAQSLGYEVKWDAKNATYHLSVANAKYPLILNESAQFVSVEPKYNIMTSLDSSRLLGGINLDFVYVIEKDLPREPVLVVEMLNKDQTVLASSTKLLKKTKGTFKDYILGDSIRLPYPVQTNREQVTKLMSEDYTYRIKIK
- a CDS encoding MFS transporter: MNTGSVAHRADDAAASSKRSTIALYALTLGAFAIGMTEFIIMGLLPEVAANLQVSIPMVGLLITGYALGVAIGAPFITIATHRLPRKALLLLLMVIFIAGNALAALAPNYSVLMLARILAALTHGSFFGVGSVIASQLVPKEKRAGAIAIMFTGLTLANILGVPIGTFFGQAYGWRSTFWLITVIGIIALIGIIVLVPKVKSASSSLNQELGVLRRPTVHVALLMTVFGFGGVFTAFTYIAPILVDITGFSPGSVSYILVLFGVGITLGNIYGGKLADRSLLPSLLGILLLLAVVLALFSLTDQNKMLALITIFILGVAAFGTVPGLQLHMLNMAKEAPTLASTLNIAAFNLGNAMGAYIGGVVIDAGIGGGLPAVPWVASLVTVIGILFTLWGAHQQKQKLRA
- a CDS encoding MerR family transcriptional regulator, whose amino-acid sequence is MEYTVQKLGLLAGVSTRTLRYYDEIGILKPARINSSGYRIYGQPEVDRLQQILFYRELGVSLEEIKEIITSPTFDAEAALREHRKKLLEKRAQLDALIANVDQTLAQREGKQSMSDKQKFEGFKQKLIDENEKLYGEEIRSKYGDEQVNRSNEKLKGMSEEEYAKVKELEKAIHATLAKAFESKDPAGELAQKAVELHREWLCFYWPEYSKEAHLGLAQMYVDDPRFTAYYDKDQPGVAAFLKEAVAVYAGKE
- a CDS encoding nuclear transport factor 2 family protein, whose product is MTEKHSPEKIVQLQLDYYNQQDIDGFVSTYTPDVLITEHPSGNVLVRGAEALRERYAKMFAANPDNHAKLVNRITFGPFVIDLEEVSGRDQREPFQAVAIYEVRNQLISSVTFLEKREE
- a CDS encoding APC family permease, yielding MLNQDSTKSAFRQTLSLPQIVALYIGAVVGSGILLIPGLTADIAGPASIVAWLVMSILVIPMAITMGLLSARHPHSGGVSHFVRLAFGDRFGNAVGWFFLLAVPIGGPILAVTGAKYFAILMNWGEVQTIAVAALIFFIVLGMNVFGLHVAGKVQTVVVSLIMAIILLAIGTAIPHFDAKNFSPFMPNGWLSVMQTAVLLFWCFIGWEAVTHLSQEFVNPQKNAIRGVLWSAGVVALLYFGVAFLTVGTHSYGQQISGASLSVMVQLTLGPIGGWIVAVTALFICIASANAYVSAASRIAYALSQEGIAPKWFGLLHPRYQTPIGGLAFITISFIVVLYVLASGLISFSQLIQLPNATFFATYIGGCLAGVRLLRDSRLGHLCAWISLVVSLGLYPFLGWSGLYPVGILVLVNVWEWKKRRMSLRAPTT